The region TTATCACCACGACTAAAAAAAGTTTCAAGTCTTGTCCCCAGTGGTGTTCGTTTGGCTGACATCGGGTCAGACCATGCTTATTTACCTATTAATTTAGTTTTGAATAAAAGAGTTAATTTTGCGGTGGCGGGAGAAGTTGCTGAAGGACCATTTCTAAATTCAAAAAGTGAAATTCAAAAGAGTGGATTAAGCGAATTCATTATTGCTAGGTTAGGAAATGGATTAGAGGTTATTCAGAATAAAGATCACTTAGATGCTGTCTCAATTGCTGGAATGGGAGGAATCTTAATCAGCAATATTCTTGAAGCAGGAATTGAAAAATTGTCTGGCATTAATTATTTGGTTTTACAACCTAATGTGGGTGAACTGGAGTTGAGAAACTGGCTTCAAAGGAACCATTTTAAGATAGTAGAAGAACATATTGTTGCTGAAGACTTTCATGTTTATGAGATGCTATTAGCGGTTCCTGGAGAAATGGCATTAACTCCCTCTGAACTAAAGTTTGGTCCAATTCTAATGAGGAAGAAGTCCGATTTATTTATAAAAAAATGGAACCAAGAATTATCGCGACTATCTAAAATCAAGGAAAAATTATCTGGAAATGCCGATTTAAAAATGCAGACAAAATTGAAAAATATAGAGACAGAAATGCAATTAATTCAGGAGGTGCTCTCGTGAAAGTTCAAGATATAACAAATCGATTTGAAGAATTCGCTCCTAAAAAGTTAGCTTTCCCAGGAGATCCGATAGGGTTACAAATTGGAAATTTGAATCAAGAAATATCGAAAATTTTAGTTACCCTAGATGTACGACCTAATGTAGTTGAAGAAGCAATTAAAAATGGATGTAATATGATTTTTTCACATCATCCTGTCATGTTTAGGCCGGTTAAAAATTTGGATTTAACGATCGCGCAAAATAAAATGTACGCAGACATTATAAAGAATAATATTACAGTTTATTCTGCTCACACAAATTTAGATGTGGTCGAAGGAGGAATGAATGACTGGTTAGCTGATGAGATAGGATTAATTCAAAAAACAAATCTTGAAACATCAAGTGGAAGTATTGGGAAATTTGGAATCTTAAGATCAAAAGTTAGTATAGTGAACTTTTCAAAGTTTTTGAAAAAGCAATTTAACTTGGATGGGATTAGAGTGATTTCAGACAGCTATGATAGAGACATACAAAAAGTTGCGGTGATAGGTGGAGATGGCGGAAAATTCTACCCAGAGGTTGTTGCACAGAACTGTGATGCATTTATTACTGGAGATGTTTACTATCATACTGGGCACGACATGGAATCTGAAGGGCTATCAGTTTTTGATGTTGGACATAATGTTGAAAAAATTTGTATTCCAAAATTAAGCCAACTTTTTAAGCAATGGAAAAACGAAGAACAATGGAATATTGAAATTGTTGAATCAAAAGTAAATACTAATCCATATCGCTTTTTTTAATGATATTGGACTGCTTAAACAATGTTTTAGATAAATAAAAATAGTCGAGGATTTCTCTCGACTATTTTTTACTACCAGAAATAACTGGAACAAGATTTGCGGTGAGTAAGGCAACAAGTGCTGCAACCACACCAATAATTATTGGATTATCAGGAAGTTTATCAAGTGCTCCACCAATATATCCAACAACTTCGCCAAATAAAATGGACCAAAAAATAATTGTAAGCTGCTTAGCCATGATTTTGCCCCTTTCTAAAACACTCAACATTCTAGCACAATAAGTAAAAAAAACAAACTGCGGAATTCTTTTCTTTATAGATGTTCTTAGTTACAATTATCATAGATAATCCAATAGCAAAGAGGGAAAACTGTGAATTTTACACCATTACAAATTACAAGCTCGTATAGTTTATTACAAAGCTCTATACAGATTAAGAAGTTAGTAGCAAAGGCAAAAGAACGTGGTTTCAAAGCGATTTCTTTAGCGGATACTAATGTTCTTTATGGCACGATTGAATTCTACCAAGAATGTATTAAAAATAACATCAAACCACTAGTGGGTCTTCAGATTGGGCTGAATGAATTGCAGATGGTTGATCATGATTTTCCACTATTGCTGTTTGCAGAAAATAAAATTGGCTATCAAAATCTTGTTAAAATTAGTAGCTTAAAAATGACTAACCAAAATTCAAATTTAACAATCACAGATATTGCAGGATTGGAGAATGGATTAAAGGTAATTATTCCGGCCACACATTCGGAATTAATTGACTTGATTGAACGTGGTGAAAGAGAAAGAGCAGAATCTTTACTACAAACGTATTTGAATGTTTTTTCTAAAGATAACGTTGTACTAGGTGTCAATTTAAAACAAAGTAACATTTTACGGAGGACGGTTCATGACCTAGGAAATGATTTTAATTTAAAATGTGTTCCGTTGCCAGAGGTGAACTACCTTGATTCTGATGAGTATTTTGCTACTCAAGTTTTAAAAGATATTGATTCTGGTGAAACAATTCGAGATGTGCAGAATTTAGTTGCAATCAGAGGTGATGATTTTTTAAAAAATCATCAAGAGTTTTTAGATGATTTTTCAAATGATGATTTTAAAGATGATCTGAAAAATCTTGAGGAACTCGTAGATGGAATTGATTTAAAGCTTGAATTTTCCAAGCCACAGTTGCCTGATTTTACGGTTAATCAAGAAGAAAGCTCAATAAACATGCTAAAGAGATTGTGTCAGGAAAGTTTAGCAATTTTTTTTCAAACAAATTCTGTATCTGATGAAAAAATATACACCAATAGGTTAAAATCTGAATTAAAAGTTATTGAATCAATGGGATTTGCAGATTATTTTTTAATTATTCATGACGTGATTGATTATGCACACAGTGACAATATTATCACTGGGCCGGGACGCGGTTCAGCTGCTGGATCATTAGTTGCTTATCTTTTGAGTATAACTAGTGTTGATCCTATAAAATTTGGATTATTATTTGAGAGATTTTTGAATCCAGAGCGACACCAAATGCCTGATATTGATTTAGATATTCCTGATAATAAAAGAGATAAAGTTCTAGAATACGTTCATCAAAAATATGGGCATCAACGTGTTGCACAAATTATTACCTTTGGAACATTAGCAGCTAAACAAGCTATTCGGGACGTGGCACGTGTTTTTGGAATGTTGCCAAATCAAATCAATCAAATTAGTAAATTGATTCCAAATCAGTTAAATATCACATTAGAACGGTCTATTAAAGAGTCAGTTCCTCTACAAAATTTTGTAAATGATTCCGAAAAAAATCGGGCAATTTTTGAAACGGCTCGTAAAATAGAGGGATTACCTCGTCATTATTCCACACATGCTGCGGGAATTGTTTTGAGTGAGCGTGATATTGTGGAGTTTGCCCCAATTCAAAGCGGTAATGATGGAATGCTGATGGTTCAGTATTCTAAGAACTACGTTGAGCAAGTTGGTTTGCTTAAAATGGATTTCTTAGGTTTACGCAACTTATCCTTGTTAGCCGAAATTATTGATGACGTGAAAAAAGTTAATTCTAATTTTGAAATTGAAAAAATTTCTCTTGAGGATTCAGACACACTCGCCCTTTTTCAAAGAGCCGACACTTCGGGAGTGTTCCAATTTGAATCAGCTGGTATTAGAAATTTCCTCAGAAAAATGCGACCTGATAGCTTCAGTCTAATAGTGGCAGTTAATGCTTTATATCGGCCAGGACCAATGCAAAATATTGATAGCTTTATTAAAAGGAAAGATGGACTTGAAAAATTTAATATACAAGATAAGATTCTTGAAAATATTCTAGGTGAGACATTTGGTATATTAGTTTATCAAGAACAAGTTATGCAGGTTGCTTCCGAAATGGGGGGCTTTACGCTGGGAGAAGCCGACTTATTGAGAAGGGCTATGAGTAAGAAAAAAAGTGATGTAATTAAAACGATGGAAAATAAGTTTATAGAAGGCTCTAAAAAAAATGGCTTTAGCGTTCCGGCAGCTGAACGTGTCTATGCATACATTGAAAGCTTTGCTAACTATGGTTTTAATAAATCACATGCTGTTGCGTACAGTAAACTTGCGTTTCAATTAGCTTACCTTAAGACTCACTTTAGCGGACAATTTTATAAAGCACTATTAAATTCTGTAATGGGCGGAAATAGTAAGACCAGAGAGTATATTCAAGAAGTGAAGCGATTAGGAATTTCGGTTGAAGCACCTGATATAAATAAGAGCTTGTTTCAATACAGCTTTAATGAAAATAAAATTATCATGGGATTACAGAGCATAAAGGGTCTCAGGAAAGATTTTATAAAAGAAGTATTAAGTGAACGTGAAAAAAATGGTAAATTTACGACAGTTGACTCACTATTAAGACGAGTTGGGACGGAACATTTTAATCAAGATACAATTGAAAGACTTATATACTCTGGGGCCCTGGACCATTTTGGGTATAATCGTGCTGAATTATTAGAATATTTGCCAGAACTTTTAGAAAGTCTCAGTCTAAGCAAAGGGAGTATGGATTTATTTGAGCGATTAACTCCCAAAGTTATTCATCAAAAAGAAATCAATTTGCAAAGTAAACTTGAATGGGAAGAGGATCTCTTAGGCACTTATGTTTCTGCGCATCCTGTAGAAAGATATAAAAAGACATCAGAGTTAATCCATTCCACTAAAATTAGTGAGGTAACGCAAGGCCAGACAGTAAAGATTATTGCTTTAATTAGAAATGTACGTTTAATTAGAACAAAAAAAGGTGAACAAATGGCGTTCATTACAATTTCAGATGAAACAGGTTCATTAGATGGTGTTATATTTCCCAATGCTATGAAGACAATGATTGATATTAGTAGTACTCAAGTTGTTGTTTTATCAGGGAAAGTTTCAAACAGAAATGAACAACTGCAATTAGTAGTAAATACCATTCAAACACCTGAAATATTTGAAAATACTAACAAGAGATGGAATTTAATTGTTCCATCAAGGCAGAATACGGCTTTATTTCAATCCGAATTAATGACTATTTTCAAGAAACATCATGGACAAATACCGGTAACACTGACATACGAGGATACTGGAGAAAAAAACAATTTAGGATCAAATTTTAATTTAGATGATTCAAGGGAAACAAAAGAAAGCTTAGGGAAATTACTAGGTATTGAGAAGATATTTTTGAAATAATTTAACTTCTGGCTGAGTAAGCACTTTCATTAAACTAATTCCCAAAATGGTACAGACAACCCTTGTCAAAAGTGATAGAATCAACAATGAAGTTTTAAAATAATCACTAATTTAGTTTGAGGTGAAGAAATGAAACGTATTGGTATTTTAACTAGCGGTGGCGATGCTCCAGCTATGAATGCTGCAATTCGTGCCGTTGCTCGTAAGGCCATCAGTTCTGGTCTTGAGGCTTATGGTATTAACTATGGTTTCGCTGGCTTAGTTGCTGGTGACATCCATAAATTTGAAGCAACAGATCTTGATAATTCAATTGATACGGGTGGTACATTGCTTTATTCTGCCCG is a window of Pediococcus claussenii ATCC BAA-344 DNA encoding:
- a CDS encoding YjzD family protein, with protein sequence MAKQLTIIFWSILFGEVVGYIGGALDKLPDNPIIIGVVAALVALLTANLVPVISGSKK
- a CDS encoding tRNA (adenine(22)-N(1))-methyltransferase, which codes for MNGKNLSPRLKKVSSLVPSGVRLADIGSDHAYLPINLVLNKRVNFAVAGEVAEGPFLNSKSEIQKSGLSEFIIARLGNGLEVIQNKDHLDAVSIAGMGGILISNILEAGIEKLSGINYLVLQPNVGELELRNWLQRNHFKIVEEHIVAEDFHVYEMLLAVPGEMALTPSELKFGPILMRKKSDLFIKKWNQELSRLSKIKEKLSGNADLKMQTKLKNIETEMQLIQEVLS
- the dnaE gene encoding DNA polymerase III subunit alpha — translated: MNFTPLQITSSYSLLQSSIQIKKLVAKAKERGFKAISLADTNVLYGTIEFYQECIKNNIKPLVGLQIGLNELQMVDHDFPLLLFAENKIGYQNLVKISSLKMTNQNSNLTITDIAGLENGLKVIIPATHSELIDLIERGERERAESLLQTYLNVFSKDNVVLGVNLKQSNILRRTVHDLGNDFNLKCVPLPEVNYLDSDEYFATQVLKDIDSGETIRDVQNLVAIRGDDFLKNHQEFLDDFSNDDFKDDLKNLEELVDGIDLKLEFSKPQLPDFTVNQEESSINMLKRLCQESLAIFFQTNSVSDEKIYTNRLKSELKVIESMGFADYFLIIHDVIDYAHSDNIITGPGRGSAAGSLVAYLLSITSVDPIKFGLLFERFLNPERHQMPDIDLDIPDNKRDKVLEYVHQKYGHQRVAQIITFGTLAAKQAIRDVARVFGMLPNQINQISKLIPNQLNITLERSIKESVPLQNFVNDSEKNRAIFETARKIEGLPRHYSTHAAGIVLSERDIVEFAPIQSGNDGMLMVQYSKNYVEQVGLLKMDFLGLRNLSLLAEIIDDVKKVNSNFEIEKISLEDSDTLALFQRADTSGVFQFESAGIRNFLRKMRPDSFSLIVAVNALYRPGPMQNIDSFIKRKDGLEKFNIQDKILENILGETFGILVYQEQVMQVASEMGGFTLGEADLLRRAMSKKKSDVIKTMENKFIEGSKKNGFSVPAAERVYAYIESFANYGFNKSHAVAYSKLAFQLAYLKTHFSGQFYKALLNSVMGGNSKTREYIQEVKRLGISVEAPDINKSLFQYSFNENKIIMGLQSIKGLRKDFIKEVLSEREKNGKFTTVDSLLRRVGTEHFNQDTIERLIYSGALDHFGYNRAELLEYLPELLESLSLSKGSMDLFERLTPKVIHQKEINLQSKLEWEEDLLGTYVSAHPVERYKKTSELIHSTKISEVTQGQTVKIIALIRNVRLIRTKKGEQMAFITISDETGSLDGVIFPNAMKTMIDISSTQVVVLSGKVSNRNEQLQLVVNTIQTPEIFENTNKRWNLIVPSRQNTALFQSELMTIFKKHHGQIPVTLTYEDTGEKNNLGSNFNLDDSRETKESLGKLLGIEKIFLK
- a CDS encoding Nif3-like dinuclear metal center hexameric protein translates to MKVQDITNRFEEFAPKKLAFPGDPIGLQIGNLNQEISKILVTLDVRPNVVEEAIKNGCNMIFSHHPVMFRPVKNLDLTIAQNKMYADIIKNNITVYSAHTNLDVVEGGMNDWLADEIGLIQKTNLETSSGSIGKFGILRSKVSIVNFSKFLKKQFNLDGIRVISDSYDRDIQKVAVIGGDGGKFYPEVVAQNCDAFITGDVYYHTGHDMESEGLSVFDVGHNVEKICIPKLSQLFKQWKNEEQWNIEIVESKVNTNPYRFF